One Brassica napus cultivar Da-Ae chromosome A5, Da-Ae, whole genome shotgun sequence DNA window includes the following coding sequences:
- the LOC106434304 gene encoding protein NUCLEAR FUSION DEFECTIVE 4, producing MKPPKRTTRAKEEDDVQSPPPSMLQWWRRWTVLVAAIWIQAFTGTNFDFSAYSSDMKSSMGVSQSRLNYMAVASDLGKALGWSSGFAVAYFPVSAVLFSAAAMGLVGYGVQWLSIAADVIDLPYSLVLVCCSLAGLSICWFNTVCFVLCVRHFESNHSLALSLVVSFNGISAALYTLGHEVISGKSSASSDIYLLLNSLIPLFVSLLALWPVLTNPNSSESHASNRTRDETRIFIVFNVLALITCFYLLLPSLDTYLASSPLWHFLGAICLLLFPLCVPFLDYIYRALPSYFHHHSSGYAVVNIEEPKIPKSGRLDHEEIKSYDECNTVGRLGDEHSLGMLVRSLEFWLYYLAYFCGGTIGLVYSNNLGQIAQSLGQSSSNAKSLVTLFSAFSFLGRLLSSAPDFTRKKLDYLTRTGWFTISLLPTPLAFFILAYSSKTALLQVATALIGLSSGFVFAAAVSVTSDLFGRNSVGVNQNILITNIPIGSLFYGYMAGSVYDKHATPSVVSDTLVCVGRRCYFATFLFWGCLSVVGLVCSLILFIRTRPVYHRLAQNRY from the coding sequence ATGAAACCACCAAAGAGGACAACTAGGGCGAAGGAGGAGGATGATGTGCAATCTCCGCCGCCTTCTATGCTCCAATGGTGGCGTAGATGGACGGTGTTGGTGGCGGCCATCTGGATTCAAGCCTTCACGGGCACCAACTTCGATTTCTCCGCCTACTCCTCCGACATGAAGTCGTCCATGGGCGTTTCTCAGTCGCGCCTCAACTACATGGCTGTCGCTTCTGATTTAGGCAAAGCATTGGGCTGGTCTTCCGGTTTCGCCGTTGCCTATTTCCCTGTCTCCGCCGTCCTATTCTCCGCCGCTGCTATGGGTCTTGTCGGCTACGGCGTCCAGTGGTTATCCATCGCGGCCGACGTCATCGATCTCCCCTACTCTCTGGTTCTGGTATGCTGCTCGTTAGCTGGATTAAGCATCTGCTGGTTCAACACCGTCTGCTTCGTCCTCTGCGTTCGACACTTTGAATCCAACCATTCCCTCGCCTTGTCTCTCGTCGTGAGTTTCAATGGGATCAGTGCTGCCTTGTACACGCTTGGCCATGAAGTCATCAGTGGGAAATCATCAGCAAGCTCTGACATCTACCTTCTCCTTAACTCTCTCATCCCTTTATTCGTCTCTCTTTTAGCCCTCTGGCCTGTCCTTACTAACCCTAACTCCTCTGAATCCCATGCTAGTAACCGGACCCGTGATGAAACCCGAATCTTCATCGTCTTCAATGTCTTAGCCCTAATCACATGCTTTTACCTTCTCTTGCCTTCCTTAGACACCTACTTGGCTTCATCACCTCTTTGGCATTTCCTCGGTGCCATTTGCCTTCTCCTTTTCCCATTGTGCGTCCCCTTTCTCGACTATATTTACCGTGCTCTCCCCTCCTATTTCCACCATCACAGCTCTGGCTATGCGGTGGTTAACATAGAGGAGCCCAAGATCCCAAAAAGCGGGCGCTTGGACCATGAGGAGATTAAATCATATGATGAATGTAATACAGTGGGACGCTTAGGAGATGAACACTCTCTTGGAATGTTGGTTCGTAGCCTGGAGTTTTGGCTATACTACTTAGCGTATTTCTGCGGGGGGACCATTGGTCTTGTCTACAGCAACAACTTAGGTCAGATCGCTCAGTCTCTAGGACAGAGCAGCTCAAACGCAAAATCCTTAGTGACACTCTTCTCTGCCTTCTCCTTTTTGGGAAGGTTGCTCTCCTCTGCACCTGACTTCACACGCAAGAAACTAGACTACCTGACAAGAACAGGCTGGTTCACCATTTCGCTGCTTCCAACACCTTTGGCCTTCTTCATCCTCGCGTATTCATCCAAGACCGCGCTGCTACAGGTTGCGACCGCACTTATAGGGTTAAGTTCAGGGTTTGTTTTCGCGGCAGCGGTTTCAGTAACTTCCGACCTCTTTGGACGCAACAGCGTTGGTGTAAACCAGAACATACTCATCACAAACATTCCCATCGGATCGCTCTTCTACGGATACATGGCTGGTTCTGTCTATGACAAGCACGCAACACCATCTGTCGTGTCGGACACGCTTGTTTGCGTGGGAAGAAGGTGTTATTTTGCAACGTTCTTGTTTTGGGGTTGTTTGTCTGTTGTTGGATTAGTATGTAGCTTGATACTGTTTATTAGAACCAGACCAGTTTACCACCGGTTAGCACAAAACCGATATTAA
- the LOC106434294 gene encoding universal stress protein A-like protein, translating into MEREPTRVMVAVNESTIKGKPHPSISSKRAFEWTLEKMIRSNTSDFKILLLHVHVVDEDGFDEVDSIYASPDDFKESNKSKGLHLLEFFVKKCHEIGVSCEAWIKKGDPKDVICQEVSRVRPDLLVLGSRGLGRFQKVFVGTVSGFCVKHAECPVLTIKRNADETPSDLADD; encoded by the exons atggagagGGAGCCGACAAGAGTGATGGTGGCTGTGAATGAATCGACGATCAAAGGGAAGCCCCACCCTTCGATAAGCAGCAAAAGAGCTTTCGAATGGACTCTGGAGAAGATGATCCGATCCAACACATCCGATTTCAAGATTCTCTTGCTCCATGTACATGTTGTCGACGAAGACGGTTTTGATGAGGTAGACAGCATATATGCCTCTCCCGATGATTTCAAAGAGTCTAACAAGTCTAAAGGTCTTCACCTTCTCGAGTTTTTCGTTAAAAAATGTCATGAGATTGGG GTTAGTTGCGAGGCATGGATCAAGAAAGGTGATCCCAAGGATGTGATCTGCCAAGAAGTCAGCCGGGTCCGACCAGATCTTCTTGTTTTGGGAAGCCGTGGTCTTGGCCGCTTCCAAAA GGTCTTTGTTGGGACCGTGAGTGGGTTCTGTGTGAAACATGCTGAGTGTCCAGTCCTCACGATCAAACGCAACGCCGATGAAACTCCCAGTGATCTTGCTGATGACTAA
- the LOC106434310 gene encoding transcription factor MYB57-like: protein MDTKKTGIKKERIPSQKEEEGTVRKGPWTMEEDLILFNYILNHGEGLWNSVAKASGLKRTGKSCRLRWLNYLRPDVRRGNITAEEHLLIIQLHAKLGNRWSKIAKYLPGRTDNEIKNFWRTKIQRHVKMSSSKNTNNIRHCLGNSQSSVITATDQGSSSKGLISPATTTTSFHVMEQSNDSYWNVEDIWPLQLLNDDHQVI, encoded by the exons atggataCGAAGAAGACAGggataaagaaagagagaatACCATcacagaaagaagaagaaggaacagTGAGGAAAGGACCATGGACTATGGAAGAAGATTTGATCCTATTTAATTACATCCTTAATCATGGTGAAGGTCTTTGGAACTCCGTCGCCAAAGCATCTG GTCTAAAACGTACGGGAAAAAGTTGTCGGCTCCGGTGGCTGAACTATCTCCGGCCAGATGTGCGGCGAGGGAACATAACAGCAGAAGAACATCTTTTGATCATTCAACTTCATGCTAAGCTTGGAAACAG gTGGTCGAAGATTGCGAAATATCTTCCAGGGAGAACGGACAACGAGATAAAGAATTTCTGGAGGACAAAGATTCAGAGACACGTGAAAATGTCTTCGTCGAAAAATACTAATAATATTCGTCATTGTTTGGGAAACTCGCAGAGCTCGGTGATAACGGCGACGGACCAAGGAAGCTCCAGCAAAGGCTTAATCTCGCCGGCGACGACAACGACATCGTTTCATGTGATGGAACAGTCAAACGACAGTTACTGGAACGTTGAAGATATATGGCCCCTTCAGTTGCTTAATGATGACCACCAAGTGATTTAA
- the LOC106434305 gene encoding uncharacterized protein LOC106434305, translated as MSRLLGGYDFKTFIYLFILLPLSIFFIYLHGQKLTYFLRPLWQSPPKPFNILPHYYHPNASMELLCTLHGWNIRHSPRRVFDAVLFSNEVDMLTIRWNELNPYITQFVLLESNSTFTGLSKPLAFADNRHKSFEFVEPTRLSYGHVGGGGRWKKGENPFLEESFQRLALDQLIKLAGIKEDDLLIMSDVDEIPSGHTINLLRWCDGYPPVLHLQLRNYLYSYEYYLDSKSWRASVHLYKPGKTRYAHFRQSNSLLADSGWHCSFCFRHIRDFVFKMKAYSHTDRVRFSHYLNPKRIQDVICKGTDLFDMFPEEHTFREIIGKLGPIPRSYSAVHLPRYLIQNADSYKYLLPGNCVRETA; from the coding sequence ATGTCACGGCTTCTTGGAGGATATGAtttcaaaacatttatatatctatTCATTCTCCTCccactctccatcttctttATCTATTTGCATGGTCAGAAGCTCACATATTTCTTGAGACCTCTTTGGCAATCCCCTCCCAAACCATTTAACATCCTTCCCCATTACTACCACCCCAACGCTTCCATGGAGTTGCTCTGCACTCTTCACGGCTGGAATATCCGCCATTCTCCTAGAAGAGTCTTCGACGCTGTCTTGTTCAGCAACGAGGTCGATATGCTGACCATCCGTTGGAACGAGTTAAATCCTTACATTACGCAGTTTGTGCTTCTCGAATCCAACTCCACTTTCACCGGTCTCTCAAAACCCTTGGCTTTCGCAGATAACCGCCACAAGAGTTTCGAGTTCGTTGAGCCAACAAGGCTGTCTTATGGGCacgtaggaggaggaggaagatggAAGAAAGGCGAGAACCCGTTTCTGGAAGAATCATTCCAAAGGCTCGCACTGGACCAGCTTATCAAACTCGCGGGTATAAAAGAAGATGATCTTTTGATCATGTCCGATGTTGACGAGATCCCGAGTGGCCACACCATCAATCTGCTTAGATGGTGCGACGGATACCCACCGGTTCTTCACCTTCAGCTGAGAAACTACCTCTACTCATATGAGTACTATCTCGACAGCAAAAGCTGGAGAGCCTCCGTTCATCTCTACAAGCCTGGGAAAACAAGGTACGCTCATTTCCGGCAAAGCAACAGTCTTTTGGCGGACTCAGGATGGCATTGCAGCTTCTGTTTCAGACACATCAGAGATTTTGTGTTCAAGATGAAAGCCTACAGCCATACTGACCGTGTTAGATTCTCACATTACCTCAACCCGAAACGAATCCAAGATGTGATCTGCAAAGGAACTGATCTTTTCGATATGTTTCCTGAAGAACACACTTTCAGAGAGATCATCGGAAAACTAGGTCCGATACCGAGGTCCTACTCAGCTGTTCATCTCCCTAGATATCTGATCCAGAATGCTGATAGTTACAAGTATTTGTTACCCGGGAACTGTGTAAGAGAAACTGCATGA